The genomic DNA GCCTTATTTTAGCTGCCATGGGGATCGCGCTCCTGCTATATTATGTGATTTGAGAAGACGCGCCTATTGCATTCCTAGCGTCGGCATATTATAATTTGGGAAACATTTGAGCGAATGGCTATGACGGAAAAAGTATTCCTATAGAAGTCTTGTAGAGAGCCTGTGGTTGGTGCAAACAGGTAGGCTGATTAGGAGGAATGGGATCCTGAGCTTAACAAGTGAACCGCGAGTAGCTTGTTACGTCCCCCGCGTTAAGGGATTTTTGAGTGGCCTTCGGGCAATTCGGGTGGTACCACGGTTGATTTAGCATCAGTCGTCCCTTTTTACGGGGACGGCTGATGTTTTTTTATTCGCTACAGCCTCTGGCGAACGTCACAAATTTTGCACGACGCCAAGGCATTATTGATATTCAGGAGGAGATTGTAAAATGAAAACCATTTTTTCAGGCGTACAGCCAACAGGAATTGTAACACTCGGTAACTATATCGGTGCGTTTCGCCAGTTCACAGAATTACAACACGAGTATGAGTGTCTATTTTGCATTGTCGATCAGCATGCCATCACAGTGCAACAAGACCCTGCTGAGTTAACAAAGGCAATCCGTTCACTGGCAGCGACGTATATTGCGAGTGGCATTGATCCAGAGAAAGCGGTATTGTTCGTCCAATCGGAAGTTCCAGCCCATGCACAAGCAGGTTGGATCATGCAATGTATTTCGTATATTGGAGAACTGGAACGAATGACACAGTTCAAGGATAAGTCGGATGGAAAGGAAGCTGTATCGGCTGCACTTCTCACTTACCCACCACTCATGGCGGCGGATATTCTTTTATACAATACTGATATCGTTCCCGTCGGAGAAGATCAAAAACAGCATCTTGAAATCACGCGTGATTTAGCAGAACGCTTCAACAAACGCTACGGCGACGTGTTAACGATTCCAGAAGTCCGGATTCCGAAAAGCGGTGCCCGTATTAAATCATTGCAAGATCCGCTGAAGAAAATGAGTAAGTCCGATCCGAATAAAAAAGGAACGATTTCTCTGCTTGATACGCCTAAAGAAATCGAAAAGAAAATTAAAAGTGCTGTCACCGATTCCGAAGGCGTTGTGAAATTTGATGTAGAAAATAAGCCAGGCGTTTCGAACTTACTTATCATCGAGTCTGCGCTTAGTGGCGTTGCGATTGATGAACTAGTCGTCAAATATGAAGGACTTGGTTATGGTGCATTTAAAGCGGGTGTTGCCGAAGCAGTGATTAATCACCTAACGCCGATTCAAGAACGCTATTTTGAGCTGATGGAATCGCCTGTCCTTGATGACATTCTCGACAAAGGTGCGGAAAAGGCCAATGCGATTGCTTCTGCTACTCTCGGGAAGATGGAAGCCGCGATGGGACTCGGACGTAGACGGTAATAATAAGCACAGCGGCGGCGATGAGAAACAGCGCAAAATCAGGCGTATGCAAAATGTACTCAAAGATTTGACGCCACTCGTAGCCGAGCGCTCGATAATTGAAATAGAAAATCATATGCGAAACAGTTACAACAAGTAGTCCGTAACTAATAAGAAAAAGGAATAGGCGTGTCATATACATCGTCCTTTGATTTTTCTTTGAGTATATGATAGCATGGCCCCCTTTTAGACGAAGGGGGCTTTTGTTTTTGGAAATGAACGGCGAGCGTTCGATTAGATTGCGCGGTTCACCGACTACTTTGCGTGCTTCGAAAGCGACTTTGCGCGGTTCGCCAACTACTTTGCGTGCTTCAAAGGCGACTTTGCGCGGTTCGCCAACTACTTTGCAGGGTTCACAGTACTCAATTAGAGCCCATCGCACAAAAAAGACGCCCCATCAAACAAGGGCGTCCTAACATGTTAGATTTTCTTAAATACCAGTGATGCGTTGTGTCCACCGAAGCCAAGCGAGTTGCTCATTGCATACTCGATATCCACCTTACGCGCACCTTCTGTCACGTAGTCTAAATCACATTCCGGATCTGCATTCACATAATTTGTCGTTGGTGGTAAAATGCCTTCTTGTAACGCTTTTACTGTAAAGATTGCTTCCAGTCCACCAGCTGCACCGAGTAAATGACCCGTCATGGATTTTGTAGAACTCATCGCCAGTTTATAAGCATGCTCACCGAAAACAGTTTTTGCTGCCATTGTTTCAAACAAATCATTGTATGGCGTGCTCGTTCCATGCGCATTGATATAATCGATTTTGTCTGGGCTAATGCCACCTTCTTCAATCGCTTGTATCATCGCACGCGCGCCACCTTCGCCACCTGGAGCAGGTGCTGTAATATGGTGCGCATCACCCGTTGAGCCATAACCGACCATTTCAGCATAAATTTTCGCACCGCGTGCGACTGCATGCTCATACTC from Sporosarcina sp. FSL K6-1522 includes the following:
- the trpS gene encoding tryptophan--tRNA ligase, translating into MKTIFSGVQPTGIVTLGNYIGAFRQFTELQHEYECLFCIVDQHAITVQQDPAELTKAIRSLAATYIASGIDPEKAVLFVQSEVPAHAQAGWIMQCISYIGELERMTQFKDKSDGKEAVSAALLTYPPLMAADILLYNTDIVPVGEDQKQHLEITRDLAERFNKRYGDVLTIPEVRIPKSGARIKSLQDPLKKMSKSDPNKKGTISLLDTPKEIEKKIKSAVTDSEGVVKFDVENKPGVSNLLIIESALSGVAIDELVVKYEGLGYGAFKAGVAEAVINHLTPIQERYFELMESPVLDDILDKGAEKANAIASATLGKMEAAMGLGRRR